From a single Brassica napus cultivar Da-Ae chromosome C9, Da-Ae, whole genome shotgun sequence genomic region:
- the LOC106363402 gene encoding potassium channel KAT1-like: MSISCTKNIFERFCVEEYNIDTIKQSSFLSADLLPSLGARINQSTKLRKHIISPFNPKYRAWEMWLVFLVIYSAWICPFEFAFITYKKDALFIIDNIVNGLFAIDIVLTFFVAYLDSHSYLLVDNPKKITIRYLSTWFAFDVCSTAPFQPLSLLFNYNGNELGFRILSMLRLWRLRRVSSLFARLEKDIRFNYFWIRCTKLISVTLFAVHCAGCFNYLIADRYPNPRKTWIGAVYPDFKETSLWNRYVTALYWSITTLTTTGYGDLHPENPREMIFDIFFMMFNLGLTAYLIGNMTNLVVHWTSRTRSFRDTVRAASEFASRNQLPHDIQDQMLSHFCLKFKTEGLKQQETLNNLPKAIRSSIANYLFFPIVQNIYLFQGVSRDFLFQLVSDIDAEYFPPKEDIILQNEAPTDLYILVSGSVDFTAYVDGQDQIQGKAVVGDMFGEIGVLCYRPQPFTVKTTELSQILRISRTSLMSAMHVHAEDGRVIMNNLFKKLRGQQSIAIEDTNNDQQNINFQLMGWEEWMDSRKDANCLDVTESTSDSGEKAIMDATHKGDTETIKKLVKHQHCSSSIQTKPCRGHDKRVTIHMLSQEKDQSQCHNGKLILLPKSIEELVILAGEKFGGCSFTKITNAENTEIDDLDVIRDGDHLFFSSN, translated from the exons ATGTCCATCTCTTGCACCAAAAACATCTTTGAAAGATTCTGCGTTGAGGAATACAATATTGATACCATAAAACAGAGTAGCTTCCTCTCCGCAGATCTTTTGCCATCTCTTGGAGCTAGAATTAACCAATCAACTAAGCTACGTAAACACATAATCTCTCCTTTTAATCCAAAATATAG AGCATGGGAGATGTGGCTAGTCTTTCTAGTCATTTACTCAGCTTGGATTTGTCCTTTTGAATTTGCCTTCATCACCTACAAGAAAGACGCCCTTTTCATCATAGACAATATTGTTAACGGCTTATTCGCCATTGATATTGTCCTCACCTTCTTCGTCGCCTATCTCGATAGCCACTCCTATCTTCTAGTTGACAACCCTAAGAAAATAACAATAAG GTACCTCTCTACTTGGTTCGCCTTCGATGTGTGTTCTACTGCACCGTTTCAGCCATTGAGCCTCCTGTTTAACTACAATGGAAACGAGTTAGGATTCAGAATTCTTAGCATGCTCAGGTTATGGAGGCTCAGACGAGTTAGCTCGCTGTTCGCAAG GCTTGAGAAAGATATCCGTTTCAACTATTTCTGGATACGGTGCACAAAACTCATTTCG GTCACTTTGTTTGCTGTACATTGTGCTGGATGTTTCAACTACCTGATCGCAGATAGATATCCCAATCCAAGAAAGACATGGATTGGAGCTGTTTATCCAGATTTCAAGGAAACAAGTCTCTGGAATAGATATGTGACTGCTCTTTACTGGTCTATTACGACGTTGACGACCACTGGATATGGAGATTTGCATCCTGAGAATCCAAGAGAAATGATCTTTGACATTTTCTTCATGATGTTCAACCTCGGCTTGACGGCTTACCTGATTGGTAATATGACTAACCTCGTTGTTCACTGGACTAGCCGAACCAGAAGCTTT AGAGATACAGTGAGAGCTGCTTCAGAGTTTGCTTCAAGAAACCAACTCCCACATGACATACAAGACCAAATGTTATCACACTTTTGCCTGAAGTTCAAAACAGAGGGCTTGAAACAACAAGAAACTTTGAACAATTTGCCAAAAGCAATCCGGTCAAGCATTGCAAACTATCTCTTCTTCCCCATTGTTCAAAACATTTATCTATTTCAAGGAGTTTCTCGTGACTTCCTCTTTCAATTG GTTTCAGATATAGATGCTGAGTATTTCCCACCTAAGGAAGATATAATTCTACAAAACGAAGCTCCAACGGATCTTTACATTCTGGTCTCAGGATCAGTG GATTTCACAGCCTATGTTGATGGACAAGATCAGATTCAAGGCAAAGCAGTTGTTGGAGATATGTTTGGAGAGATTGGAGTTTTATGCTATAGACCACAACCTTTTACGGTAAAGACAACTGAGTTATCTCAAATACTACGGATAAGTAGAACATCTCTCATGAGCGCGATGCACGTTCATGCTGAAGATGGACGAGTCATAATGAACAATCTCTTCAAG AAACTTAGAGGACAACAATCAATAGCAATAGAAGATACAAATAATGACcaacaaaacataaattttcaaCTAATGGGATGGGAAGAGTGGATGGATTCAAGAAAAGATGCCAATTGTTTAGATGTTACAGAGTCAACTTCAGACAGTGGAGAAAAGGCTATAATGGATGCAACTCACAAGGGAGATACTGAAACAATTAAGAAGCTAGTTAAACATCAGCATTGCAGCTCCAGCATCCAAACCAAGCCATGTAGAGGACACGACAAGAGAGTTACCATTCACATGTTGTCACAAGAGAAAGATCAATCACAGTGCCATAACGGGAAGTTGATACTCTTACCTAAATCCATAGAAGAGCTTGTAATTCTAGCAG GTGAAAAGTTTGGAGGATGCAGCTTCACAAAGATCACGAATGCAGAGAACACTGAGATTGATGATTTAGATGTCATTAGGGATGgtgatcatttgtttttttcatcAAACTGA